From the Lathyrus oleraceus cultivar Zhongwan6 chromosome 3, CAAS_Psat_ZW6_1.0, whole genome shotgun sequence genome, the window TGGAATGAAGctcttgtgtttgtttttgatGATATGGTTCGAAATAGGCTAAACCTTCCTTATTTTCGTTTATGTTAAATTAAGAGGGTTTTTGATTCTTGTCCCCCTCTTTTATATTTgtctttttaaatttttttttcattttgcttaaaaaattagaatcaaatatttatttttctaCCTTACCTTTTGTTGAATAAATTTTAAAATACAATATTAAAAGATTTACAAAATAGGAAAAAAACCATACAAAATAATATATATTAGTCAAACTAAATTTTTTAATACAAAATTTATGTGAATTTAAATCGAAGATATGATAAAAAGATATAAaactaaaaaaattattttcaaaacaaatcaaatcaaatcacTTGAAGTCTTATTTGTCAACAATAAATTAACATTTACCATAATAATGTATcaatataaaaataatataacATACTTTAAAAATTAAGTCATCCAAATTTCTTTATATTGAAGTCATATTAATTAACTAAACATAAATGTATTATTCAATTAAATATAATTAACTTTATTATATAATTTGACTATTAATCAATTAAATGTTTTAATTTATTATTCAATTAAAAGCTAGTACATAATAACATTGATTAGAATGAACTCTAAATGAAAGGTCAATTATCCTCAAAAACGTCACAAACATATTAAAAtcaattatatatttttaaaatcaatttaCAAAAGTCATTTGAAGCTATCCATAAACACTCCCACTAGACAATTTTTTTATACTAAACATAAGCAATCaaatcaaataaataataaatatccatatcaataataaaagaaattaaatgaaatagactagtaaaaaaaaaaaaaagacaatACCGTGAACAAATGAGTTACCGTGATGTTTTTCTAACATTAGCCAGACAAAGTTGCCTCGGCGCTCGGACAAGGATCGAAATCAAAGACTTGCCGTTTCAGATCCAACCCGATTTCATCTTCCTTTCTTTCAACTTCCATCTTTTCAGTAAATTCAATTCAATTCAACCATCACATGATTGATTCTCCATTGACATTgcttcatcaacaacaacatggacaacaataacaacaataacacTCTTGTCTCCTTTCTGTTTCTTCTTCTCTTTATCTTTTCAACTGCTTCTTCATCGACTATTGTCAATTTTCATCAACCGTAAGTCTTTTCTTTTACCTTCTGTTTCTGTTTCTAATGTGTTTTTTTTCTGAGATCTGGTCAATGTTCACTTTTATTTGATTGTTGAAACTTTTTGACGTTATTGCGGTGACGTGAGATTCACTTTCCCGTTTTGTCTCACTTGAGATAGTTTTTTGGACagaaaattcattttttttagaTGTGGAAAGATGGATTTGCATGTTGATGTTGACTAGGACTTTCAAACCAAACCAAATATGAGCTAGTTTTGCATTTTGAACAATGGTGCTTATGGATTGTTTGAGCTAGTTTTCCCTTTTATGTTTGTATTAATGTCTATACTATGGTAGCTTTGCTACTGTTTCAGCTTACTGGATTGTTATGGATGGTTTGTGGAATTCAGGATGAATGTAACTTCTTTGTATTGTTATCTGTTCTCACCGATTCGATGTTCCCATTAGTGAAGAAGATTGCTTTAACTGTTTGTACAAACTTTTTTATTTGCCATTTTTGTTAGACTTTTTTCCTGTCAATTAGGAAATAGGAATTGCCATTTTAGTAGTAAAAATGTATAAAGGTATAGTGGGATAATTTTGCAGGTGTGCGCGATAATTTATATATGCTTTTAACTCAAAACTAATCATGTTAGAACATGAGTCGAATAATTCACCCTCCACCATATAAACAAAATGGGAAACACGCGATAAACTTGTGCACTACAATAACAGAACATTCGAGTGGATATTTATCTCGGGTTGTATGTAGATGTGGTGAGAAATCGTTGTTACGTTTGGTGGTTTTGAAAAGAATATATAACACGTATTTTGTATTTGTGTTATGTCGCCAATTCAGTATTTTTGGGACGCAAATCTTTATCTTTCTGTTATTGTTATTACTGTTTTTTTTATAGTAACTACCAACTTTTTTTATGCTGCGTCTGTGAGACTGTGACGCTCATTGTTCTTGTTTTGTAACCTCTTAGGTATTGTATGATCGAGTTTCTTTTGTTTGTTATGAAGTGCATCTTATCTTAACAAGTTATACCTTAATCCTTGTCCAATTTCTTTGCACACAGTTTTCCCATTGTTGAACCTGATCCTGGTCATACAAAACTCCGTCTTTCACCGGAAGGCTTGGAGGCTATCGAGAAGATAACAAACCCCATTGCATCTGTGGCTGTAAGTTTGACTGCAGTTATAAATATCATTTTATGTCTTTCTTTATTGCGTGATTTGATACTGTTATTTTTATCAGGTAATTGGACCTTACCGCTCTGGAAAGTCTTTTTTGCTTAATCAACTTCTCTCTCTTTCTTGTTATGAAGGTGCATCTTTTATACTACTAGAAGTTACTCACATCACGTGCAATTTTTACGAAAAGTTTGCAGTTGTAATTTGACATGTTTTAAATATTTATGCAAactaatgtatttgttttgtTAGGGTTTGGTGTGGGGCACATGCGTGATACGAAAACAAAAGGTGGATGGAGTTTGTCGTTTTTCTCATTGTTATGCTAAGTTGGAGTTTGATATAATGTTTTTCAATCTATCTTTAATCTCATTTGGTTGTTGTATCATGCAGGAATATGGATTTGGGGAACCCCTATAGACTTGGAAATCGATGGAGTTAAAACCTCTGTCTTTTACATAGATACAGAAGGTTTCGAAAGCATCGGGAAGTCGAATGTATATGATGATAGGTAATTGTTTACTGATCTTGTATACTgtattttatgtttatgtgaTTATATCACATGCTATTCATCAATTAGCCATTTCTTGAGTTTTTCTTTTGCAGGATATTTGCTCTGGCAACTGTAATAAGTTCTGTGCTTATCTATAATCTGCCCGAGACGGTTAGTCATCATTACCTCTCAGAAATTAACGCTCTTTATGTTGATGTAATGTTAGATAgaaagataaaaaataaaaaagtcCTTTTTGAGCATTAACAATTTGGACAAACATAACTCCATGTTTCAGTGATGAACTGGTTTTAAATTCTTAGGCCATGCTAAAATGTTTTCTTCTTTGTGTACTAAGATACGTGAAGCTGACATTTCTAGACTCTCGTTTGCGGTTGAGCTTGCTGAAGAATTTTACGGAAGGTTTGCATCTTGATGAACTTTTAGCTTCTTGATAAATATCATCGTATTTTGAGTAAATTTTGGTTACTAACTTGTTTGTTTAATTTTGCAAATCCAATATTTATAACTTGCAACCTATGCGTGTTGGAATAGAGTGAAGGTAGTCCGCATGCCTTAGTACTGTCCTCATTCCTCTAATCAATTTATTTCATGAACTTTTTTCGTTGTTAATTTTCTATTACTACCTTTTATAGGGCCAGGATGTTGCATTTGAACCTGCTAAGCTCTTGTGGCTTATCCAACGCGATTTTCTGCGTAAGTTAGATAATTCTTGAGTAATTGGCAATGTATCTCTGCTGATACCCTTGTCCGTCATGTGCATTCGATTGGATACTAACGTTTTCCGTAATTGCCTGCAGAAGGGAAATCAGTGCAACAAATGGTGGATGAAGCTCTTCGACAAGTCCCCAATACTGATAGTGAGTATCATTGCTTTTAGCTGTCTATAAAATTAAATTTATCCGCAGTAAATTTTTCATGTTTTCTAAAGCATTATTTAACGGTGCGCTTTGTTTATTTTTAACTTGCAGGAGACAGAAATATTGATATGGTATTTTCTCTTCTGGAATTCAATTTCCAATTATCATTAAAGATATTACTAGTTTGTAATTGAATGTTTATACTGAAAGTTTACATCATCAGATCAATCAAATCCGAGATTCATTGGCTATAATGGGTGACAACAGTACGGCTTTTAGCTTACCACAAGTATGTGTCTTCCTCACGTCTTCTAAAAATCTGTCGTTCATTTCCATTTCCACAACCGGTAGAGCTTATAGAAATCATGGTTCTATTTTGTATGTGTGGTTATGTGAAAGCATTCTTGATTAAGTTCCTTCTCCAACGAGAAAGACATTTGACTTTTTTGATTGTGAAGAAAGTTAACTGATTCTTAAAACCGGGTTTTGAACAGCCACATCTCCAGCGGACAAAGCTTTGTGACTTGAAGGACGAGGACCTTGATCCATCCTATGTGAAGAAAAGAGATAAACTAAAGGATCTTGTTTCTAGCATAATCCGTCCAAAGATTGTACAGGGAAAATCTCTAAACGGGAAAGAGTTTGTTTCCTTCCTGAAGCAGGTACTTAGTTTTTATGCTCTCTTGAATGGAAACTATCAAAGTCATTATAGTTCAATATAAAATAAAGCTCCTAACTACCAATGGAGTTTTGGTCTAGCGGAAGAGACTAGTCTCCCTAGTGATGAACTAGAGTTTGAATCTTGGCTAGTAGAGGTGCCGACATTTAGTGTCCGACAGTGCCTTGAATAAGATTAGAAAACGGGAAAAAAAGTTCCTGATTTTCCCCCTTCTATGTTAGTGATAGACCATTGCAGAGGATTTTGTCACTTCAAATATTTTCAGACCCgggataataataataattgcACAACTTAAATAAGTTAACGCTTTTAGAATTGTGTGAATTTATCTTGTTTATTTCAATAAAAAAAGCTTTATTTTTTATACTTAGATACTCGAAGCCTTGAACAAGGGAGAGATTCCATCAACAGGTTCCCTTGTGGAGATTTTCAACAAGGATATTCTTGAAAGATGTCTTAAGTTATACAGTAGCAGGATAGCAACCTTGACTCTACCTCTTTCAGAAGGATCTCTACAGCTGTCCCATGATGCAGTTAGAGGTGAAGCTATGCAAGCATTCGATCAACAACATTTTGGCCGTCACCATGCTAAGAAATCAATCACGCAACTAGATGAAGAAATAGACAAGGTATTGCTTTAAAGTTCATAGTGTAATAAGAATTTGATTAGCTAATAAAATGAAGTATTAGTTGATAGAATGATTTTCTCTTATAAAATATTATGTCTTTAAATTTTGGTTTTAACTGTTTCGTTGCAAAAGTTAATGAATGTGTTAATAAATAGACACTTGAATCACAAAGCTTCACGTATGAAGGATTCATGAATCACAAAGCTTCAAAACATCGATGTCTTCATAACTAGCTTTTGGTCTTGGAATTTGAATCCGATGATTTTAAGCTTATATTTACTATGGAAAAAGTTGTATTTATCTAAGGATAATTATGCAGGTATTTAAGAATGTCGTTTTACAAAATGAATATAAATCTTCAAAGCTTTGTGAGGCGCTGTACACCGAATGTGAGGATATAATGGATCAGCTTCAAGTTCTCAAGCTTCCTTCGATGGCAAAATTTAATGCAGGTCTCGAAAAATGCAATCATACTTTTGAGCTTGAATGTGTTGGACCTTCGAAAGCAAACTATGAGGGACGCATGGCAAAGGTCTGGCATATTAACAGTGTTTAATCCTTTTTTGCTCAATCTAGTACATGCGACTGAATTATTCTAGTCATTGTTTCATATGCTTAACATACCCTTAATGTAACGAATGCGTTTGCAGATGTTGGGAAAGTCTAAGTCTCTATTTATTAAGGAGTACAACCACAGGCTTTTCAATTGGTTGGTGGCTTTCTCCTTGGTGACGGTAGTGCTTGGCCGGTTTATTATAAAGTTCATTTTGGTTGAAATCGCAGGATGGTTACTTTTTATATTTCTGGAAACCTACACAAGGTTGTTTTGGTCAGCCGAGTCACTTTACTACAACCCAGTTTGGCATTTTATAGTTGCATCTTGGGAAACTCTTGTTTACAGCCCTGTCCTCGATCTTGACAGGTAATTCACTATCTCTTTTTTCATACTTCCTATCAAATAACAAAGATTTTATAGAATATTGATCTTGTTGATATTCTTCTGATTGTTGAAAACTGCAGATGGGCTATTCCACTTTGTGCAATACTATCTATTTTCATTCTATATTGGCGGTGTTTTGCAAAAAGGAAGCATGGATCGCGATGGCTATTACCATTATATAGCAGCAATAAGAATGGTGCAAATAGACCAAGATCAGACTAAAATTCACGACGAATTCGGTTGGAGGCCATTCTCATGCTTCTAATCGGTTGGAGGACATTGCCATGCTTCTAATGTACTTCCTTCGGGCGAGCTTTTTCTTTTTTTGTACATGGAGCACGCCTGCATGCATCTAGTTTTGTTGCATGCACACAGTGTAAAAAGATAGAGGGTGAATGGTTATTTCTCCCATAGCTTATGTAGCTTGTTCTTTGCAGCCACAACATCATGTTGATTTTGCCAATGAATTCTTACTTGGCAAGTTATATTTATGTGACATTTTAGAGTAAATTGAAATTTAGATACATGTATGTGGTGTGCCACTATCGTGTATTGACATGTAGACAGGTAAATAtataaaacatgaaaggaaatATGTTTATTCTTTTGTTATCAGTTGGTGAGCTTGAAGTGGAAATAGAATAGTCTACATGCTATCTAGTTTAATATAATATGATCCAATTTAGAAGTAGATATATTTGTTGGAAAAATTCCAATCTAGAAGTTAATCGAATCAATCTTGATTAATCACTCATTGGTTGAAAGATGATTCTACATTATATAGAGAATTTGAAAGAAGAAAATAATGCATTTGAAAGTGAgagaaaataattt encodes:
- the LOC127126109 gene encoding uncharacterized protein LOC127126109 — encoded protein: MDNNNNNNTLVSFLFLLLFIFSTASSSTIVNFHQPFPIVEPDPGHTKLRLSPEGLEAIEKITNPIASVAVIGPYRSGKSFLLNQLLSLSCYEGFGVGHMRDTKTKGIWIWGTPIDLEIDGVKTSVFYIDTEGFESIGKSNVYDDRIFALATVISSVLIYNLPETIREADISRLSFAVELAEEFYGRVKGQDVAFEPAKLLWLIQRDFLQGKSVQQMVDEALRQVPNTDRDRNIDMINQIRDSLAIMGDNSTAFSLPQPHLQRTKLCDLKDEDLDPSYVKKRDKLKDLVSSIIRPKIVQGKSLNGKEFVSFLKQILEALNKGEIPSTGSLVEIFNKDILERCLKLYSSRIATLTLPLSEGSLQLSHDAVRGEAMQAFDQQHFGRHHAKKSITQLDEEIDKVFKNVVLQNEYKSSKLCEALYTECEDIMDQLQVLKLPSMAKFNAGLEKCNHTFELECVGPSKANYEGRMAKMLGKSKSLFIKEYNHRLFNWLVAFSLVTVVLGRFIIKFILVEIAGWLLFIFLETYTRLFWSAESLYYNPVWHFIVASWETLVYSPVLDLDRWAIPLCAILSIFILYWRCFAKRKHGSRWLLPLYSSNKNGANRPRSD